One segment of Excalfactoria chinensis isolate bCotChi1 chromosome 27, bCotChi1.hap2, whole genome shotgun sequence DNA contains the following:
- the LOC140263129 gene encoding LOW QUALITY PROTEIN: E3 ubiquitin-protein ligase TRIM39-like (The sequence of the model RefSeq protein was modified relative to this genomic sequence to represent the inferred CDS: inserted 1 base in 1 codon), with translation MATQSPLDSLQSEASCSICLSYFQDPVSIPCGHHFCRVCIXRYWEGLQDRFACPQCRKTTLHASFRPSRELANIACIARQLSSHSSAWCKQHREACKLFCKDDQEPVCKQCDAAQAHRSHTVLPAQQAANEYKEEIQARLQASKEERERYLESRKNGGRTGLYLEKTKKEGKRIVCEFQQLQLFLKEKERSLLLQLADLDRTITKVQEDAATKVLEEISHIDTLIWEMEGKFQQPDSKFLLDIRRLLNSCEMTKFNPPAEISPHLERRLEDFLQKNIVVRRTLRQCQDSLMFQLQEPANVTMDPTTAHPNLYLSEDRKQARGQLIPQDLPENPERFNFEPCMLGCQGFTSGRHFWEVEVGQGGVWALGVARASIKRKGPMSFSPKEGVWALEAYHSLTSPRANLRLNALPRRIRVSLDYEGGRVAFFSSDDDTPILVYTRASFNGEKVLPWFKIGMGARLQEITPNSPSEEQTTSGQLMSHLDWVGFRSALKICP, from the exons ATGGCAACTCAAAGCCCATTGGACAGCTTGCAAAGCGAAGCCTCTTGCTCCATCTGCTTAAGTTACTTCCAGGATCCCGTTTCCATCCCTTGCGGCCATCATTTCTGCCGGGTTTGCA TCCGCTATTGGGAAGGATTGCAAGATCGTTTTGCATGCCCGCAATGCAGGAAAACGACGTTGCATGCAAGCTTTCGCCCTAGCAGAGAGCTTGCAAACATCGCCTGCATTGCAAGGCAATTGAGCTCTCATTCCTCTGCTTGGTGCAAACAGCACCGAGAAGCTTGCAAGCTCTTCTGCAAAGACGATCAGGAACCCGTTTGCAAGCAATGCGATGCAGCACAAGCTCATCGATCTCACACTGTGCTCCCTGCCCAGCAGGCGGCCAATGAGTACAAG GAAGAAATCCAAGCTCGCCTCCAAGCTTcaaaagaggagagggaaagatACCTGGAAAGCAGGAAGAATGGTGGAAGGACAGGCCTATATTTG GAGAAAAccaagaaggaagggaagaggataGTGTGCGAATTCCAGCAGTTGCAGCTATTTCTAAAGGAGAAGGAGCgttccctgctgctccagttGGCAGACCTGGATAGAACCATCACCAAAGTGCAGGAGGACGCGGCGACGAAGGTGTTGGAGGAGATATCCCACATCGACACCTTAATATGGGAAATGGAGGGCAAATTCCAACAGCCCGATAGCAAATTCCTATTG GACATCAGGAGGCTTTTGAATAG CTGTGAGATGACGAAGTTCAACCCTCCGGCAGAGATTTCCCCTCATCTAGAAAGAAGATTAGAGGATTTCCTTCAGAAGAACATCGTGGTGAGACGCACCTTGAGGCAATGCCAAG aCAGCCTGATGTTTCAGCTGCAAGAGCCAG CCAATGTCACCATGGACCCCACCACTGCTCATCCCAACCTTTATCTCTCCGAAGACCGAAAACAAGCCCGGGGCCAACTGATACCACAAGACCTCCCCGAGAACCCCGAGAGGTTCAACTTCGAGCCCTGCATGTTGGGTTGCCAAGGTTTCACCTCAGGGAGGCATTTCTGGGAGGTAGAGGTGGGCCAGGGGGGTGTGTGGGCCTTAGGGGTGGCCCGAGCTTCTATAAAGAGGAAGGGACCCATGAGCTTTAGCCCCAAAGAAGGTGTGTGGGCTTTGGAGGCCTATCATTCCCTTACGTCCCCCCGTGCCAACCTACGTCTGAATGCACTTCCCAGGAGGATTCGGGTCTCTCTGGACTACGAAGGGGGTCGGGTGGCCTTTTTCAGCTCAGATGATGACACTCCCATCTTGGTGTACACCAGAGCTTCGTTCAATGGGGAGAAGGTCCTCCCTTGGTTCAAGATAGGGATGGGGGCTCGCTTGCAAGAAATCACCCCAAATTCCCCTTCGGAGGAGCAGACCACGAGCGGGCAGCTGATGTCCCATCTGGATTGGGTTGGGTTCAGATCTGCCCTAAAGATCTGTCCTTGA
- the LOC140263126 gene encoding E3 ubiquitin-protein ligase TRIM41-like, with protein MEAVGEDGASSGRLNPVETLQEEAICAICLDYFVEPVSIGCGHNFCRVCIAQLWGGGEAELDESGAAAALEEEEEEELEEEEEDELGEEELDVEQEEEEEDGGGEEDDDDMWSDVEEEDGELWEDPVEEELWDGGGVQEELYFGDDDYDEDVMEEDVEEEEEEEDEAQSPPPPVLPTRSRRLQTFTCPQCRKTFFQRNFRPNLQLANMVQIIRQLHPHPQRLAPPAGSSASGGPGGNPGVLLATGGRGCPNLCEKHQEPLKLFCEVDEQAICVVCRESRSHKHHSVVPLEEVVQDYKYKLQSHLEPLKKKLDAVLKQKSNEQEKITELREKMKLEIKEFESDFELLHQFLIGEHVLLLHQLEERYESLLARQSSNISQLEEQSAALSRLIAEAEDKSKQDGLQLLKDIKGTFIRCENIKFQEPEMVLVDVGKKYRNYFLQDVVMRRMEKAFSKVPQADITLDPDTAHPRLSLSLDRRSVKLAERRQELPDNPKRFDSDYCVLGSQGFTTGRHYWEVEVGGRRGWAVGAARETARRKEKTMGPHPKREIWCVGTNGKKYQALTATEQTALSPSERPRRFGVYLDYERGQLCFYNAESMTHIHTFNASFHERIFPFFRILAKGTRIKICT; from the exons ATGGAGGCGGTGGGTGAAGATGGAGCTTCGTCGGGTCGGTTGAACCCGGTGGAGACGCTTCAGGAAGAGGCGATCTGCGCCATTTGCTTGGATTACTTCGTGGAGCCGGTGTCGATCGGTTGCGGCCATAACTTCTGCCGGGTTTGCATCGCGCAgttgtggggagggggagaagccGAGTTGGATGAGAGCGGAGCGGCCGCGGctttggaggaggaagaggaggaagagctggaggaggaggaggaagatgagctgggggaggaagagctggacgtggagcaggaggaggaggaggaggatggaggaggggaggaggatgATGACGACATGTGGAGCGACGTGGAAGAGGAGGATGGAGAGCTGTGGGAAG ACCCCGTGGAAGAGGAGCTGTGGGACGGAGGAGGGGTGCAGGAAGAGCTGTACTTTGGGGACGATGATTACgatgaggatgtgatggagGAAGAtgtggaagaagaggaggaggaggaagacgAAGCTCAgagccctcctcctcctgtctTACCTACCCGCTCTCGACGCCTGCAAACCTTCACCTGCCCCCAATGCCGAAAAACCTTCTTCCAAAGGAATTTCAGACCCAACCTCCAGTTGGCCAACATGGTGCAGATCATCCGACAGCTCCATCCTCACCCGCAACGCCTCGCGCCGCCCGCAGGCTCATCAGCTTCAGGGGGTCCTGGGGGGAACCCAGGGGTCTTATTGGCAACGGGAGGTCGGGGTTGTCCGAATCTTTGTGAGAAGCATCAGGAACCTTTGAAGCTGTTTTGTGAGGTGGATGAGCAAGCCATCTGCGTGGTGTGCAGGGAGTCGAGGAGCCACAAACATCACAGCGTTGTGCCCTTGGAGGAAGTGGTGCAGGATTATAAG TACAAACTCCAGAGTCACTTGGAGCCACTGAAGAAGAAGCTGGATGCGGTGCTGAAGCAGAAGTCGAACGAGCAGGAGAAGATCACAGAGCTGAGG gagaaaatgaagctgGAAATCAAGGAATTCGAGTCCGATTTCGAGCTGCTCCACCAGTTCCTCATTGGGGAGCACGTGCTGCTGTTGCACCAGCTGGAGGAGCGCTATGAAAGCCTGCTGGCCCGGCAGAGCAGCAACATCAGCCAGCTGGAGGAACAGAGTGCAGCCCTCAGCCGCCTTATCGCAGAGGCAGAAGATAAGAGCAAACAGGAcgggctgcagctgctcaag GACATCAAAGGCACTTTTATCAG ATGTGAGAACATCAAATTCCAAGAGCCCGAAATGGTGCTGGTGGACGTAGGGAAGAAATACCGCAACTATTTCCTGCAGGACGTGGTGATGAGAAGGATGGAGAAAGCCTTCAGCAAAGTCCCACAGG CTGACATCACACTGGATCCTGACACCGCTCACCCTCGTCTCAGCCTCTCCCTTGACCGTCGTAGCGTGAAGCTGGCAGAGCGACGTCAGGAACTCCCCGACAACCCCAAACGTTTCGACTCCGATTACTGCGTCTTGGGATCTCAAGGTTTCACCACAGGTCGTCACTATTGGGAGGTAGAAGTCGGGGGTCGGAGAGGTTGGGCGGTTGGGGCTGCACGTGAGACGGCTCGACGTAAAGAAAAAACCATGGGGCCTCATCCAAAAAGGGAGATCTGGTGCGTTGGTACCAATGGGAAGAAGTACCAAGCGTTGACGGCCACGGAGCAGACGGCTTTGTCACCCAGCGAGCGACCCAGGCGCTTCGGTGTCTACTTGGACTATGAAAGGGGTCAGCTTTGCTTCTACAACGCCGAGAGCATGACCCACATCCACACCTTCAACGCTTCCTTCCACGAGCgcatctttcctttctttcgAATCCTGGCTAAGGGCACTCgtataaaaatctgcacctgA
- the RACK1 gene encoding small ribosomal subunit protein RACK1: MTEQMTLRGTLKGHNGWVTQIATTPQFPDMILSASRDKTIIMWKLTRDETNYGIPQRALRGHSHFVSDVVISSDGQFALSGSWDGTLRLWDLTTGTTTRRFVGHTKDVLSVAFSSDNRQIVSGSRDKTIKLWNTLGVCKYTVQDESHSEWVSCVRFSPNSSNPIIVSCGWDKLVKVWNLANCKLKTNHIGHTGYLNTVTVSPDGSLCASGGKDGQAMLWDLNEGKHLYTLDGGDIINALCFSPNRYWLCAATGPSIKIWDLEGKIIVDELKQEVISTSSKAEPPQCTSLAWSADGQTLFAGYTDNLVRVWQVTIGTR; this comes from the exons ATGACGGAGCAGATGACCCTCCGCGGTACCCTGAAGGGCCACAATGGGTGGGTGACGCAGATCGCCACCACTCCGCAGTTCCCGGACATGATACTCTCCGCTTCGCGGG ACAAAACCATCATCATGTGGAAGCTGACCCGAGATGAGACCAACTATGGGATCCCGCAGCGCGCCCTGCGTGGCCACTCGCACTTTGTCAGCGATGTGGTCATCTCCTCCGATGGGCAGTTTGCACTGTCGGGTTCCTGGGATGGCACCTTGAGGCTGTGGGACCTCACCAC AGGAACCACCACCCGCCGCTTTGTTGGCCACACTAAGGATGTGCTGAGCGTCGCCTTCTCTTCCGACAACCGTCAGATTGTTTCGGGCTCCAGGGATAAAACCATCAAACTCTGGAACACTTTGGGTGTCTGCAAATACACGGTGCAG GACGAGAGCCACTCTGAGTGGGTTTCCTGTGTGCGTTTCTCCCCCAACAGCAGCAACCCCATCATTGTGTCTTGTGGTTGGGACAAGCTGGTGAAG GTTTGGAACTTGGCTAACTGCAAACTGAAGACGAACCACATCGGTCACACGGGATATCTGAACACAGTGACTGTCTCCCCTGACGGCTCCCTCTGTGCTTCTGGAGGCAAG GATGGCCAGGCTATGCTGTGGGACCTGAATGAAGGCAAGCACCTGTATACTCTGGATGGAGGGGACATCATCAACGCTCTGTGCTTCAGCCCCAACCGCTactggctctgtgctgccacCGGCCCCAGCATCAAGATCTGG GACCTGGAAGGCAAAATCATCGTGGATGAGCTGAAGCAGGAGGTGATCAGCAccagcagcaaagctgagcCTCCCCAGTGCACCTCTCTGGCGTGGTCTGCAGATGGGCAG ACTCTGTTTGCTGGCTACACAGATAACCTCGTCCGGGTGTGGCAAGTCACCATTGGAACCAGATGA
- the LOC140263029 gene encoding butyrophilin subfamily 1 member A1-like, with protein sequence MCSVRFVFCLANGRTALGLLWANKVKKEELLGLEDLKNEIEKRQKNTTKLSEAETKAQGEKSQHSDVKSPVTRYGKVTFQLPTGASPGPEERVCHFSWRNGMKETLKKLQASITLDPDTAHPDLILSEDLKSVKRGEGRQDLPDNPERFAYWPFVLGQQSFSSGRHCWEVEVGDEGDWAIGVARESIPRKGQLNLCPKGGIWGVEKWGGQVRALTTHKVTLLALRWVPRRVSIHLDYVGGTVAFFDADEGGLIFVFSHVSFGGERVRPWLWVVGVRSKLRLCP encoded by the exons ATGTGTTCTGTGCGCTTCGTTTTCTGCCTCGCTAATGGGCGTACAGCTCTGGGTTTGCTTTGGGCCAACAAAGTgaagaaggaagagctgctcGGG CTGGAAGACTTGAAAAATGAGATtgagaagaggcagaaaaacaccaccaaacTCTCGGAGGCGGAAACGAAAGCACAGGGAGAGAAGAGTCAACATTCG GATGTGAAAAGCCCCGTCACCAG GTATGGAAAAGTGACCTTCCAGCTGCCAACAGGAGCTTCTCCAGGGCCAGAAGAGAGGGTTTGCCATTTCTCATGGAGGAACGGCATGAAGGAAACCCTGAAGAAGCTTCAAG CCAGCATCACCCTGGACCCCGACACCGCTCATCCCGACCTCATCCTCTCCGAAGACCTAAAGAGTGTGAAACGTGGGGAAGGACGACAAGACCTTCCTGATAACCCCGAAAGATTTGCCTACTGGCCTTTTGTTTTGGGCCAGCAAAGCTTCTCCTCTGGCCGCCATTGCTGGGAGGTGGAAGTGGGGGATGAAGGGGACTGGGCCATCGGTGTGGCTCGAGAATCCATCCCTCGAAAGGGTCAACTCAACCTCTGTCCCaaaggggggatttggggggtGGAGAAATGGGGGGGACAGGTCCGAGCTCTCACTACCCACAAGGTGACCTTGTTAGCTTTGCGTTGGGTACCCAGGAGGGTCAGCATCCATTTGGACTACGTTGGAGGGACGGTGGCGTTTTTTGATGCCGATGAAGGTGggctcatctttgttttttcccatgtgTCCTTTGGTGGGGAGAGGGTCCGTCCGTGGCTGTGGGTGGTGGGGGTCAGGTCCAAGTTGAGGCTGTGTCCCTAA